In a single window of the Magnolia sinica isolate HGM2019 chromosome 7, MsV1, whole genome shotgun sequence genome:
- the LOC131252163 gene encoding probable calcium-binding protein CML25 has product MGIGSFFTKGLKKSKPALNSPHETTNPTSNNPASNNPTFTPHRLKRTHLDELQDVFRKFDANGDGKISSTELGSIMASLGHPASEEELHSMIGEADSDGDGFIDLNEFIELNINGVDATKIVEDLTHAFMIFDVDGNGSISPKELQKVLRSLGDDCTVDDCKKMISGVDRNGDGLIDFEEFKIMMTQSLPFKLQREIEG; this is encoded by the coding sequence ATGGGTATTGGATCTTTCTTCACGAAAGGCCTAAAGAAGTCCAAACCCGCCCTGAATTCTCCCCACGAGACCACGAATCCAACATCTAACAACCCAGCGTCCAACAACCCTACCTTCACTCCTCATCGATTGAAAAGAACGCACCTCGATGAGCTCCAAGACGTCTTCCGTAAGTTCGACGCCAATGGCGACGGAAAGATATCATCGACAGAACTCGGCTCGATCATGGCCAGCTTAGGCCACCCAGCATCCGAAGAAGAATTGCACTCGATGATCGGAGAGGCTGATTCGGACGGTGATGGTTTCATTGATTTGAATGAATTTATTGAGCTCAATATCAACGGCGTGGATGCAACGaagatcgttgaagacttgaccCATGCATTCATGATCTTTGATGTCGATGGGAACGGGTCCATCTCGCCGAAAGAATTGCAGAAGGTGTTGAGGAGTCTGGGAGATGATTGTACGGTTGATGATTGCAAGAAGATGATTAGTGGCGTGGACCGTAACggggatgggttgattgatttcGAAGAATTCAAGATCATGATGACACAATCTCTGCCGTTCAAGTTGCAGAGGGAGATCGAAGGGTGA